TTGTAGGGTAGccgaggcctgaggctgggcaaaGGCCCATTCAGGCTGGATAGCAACATTCATGATGATTGTTCCAAGGGAAACCATGGGAACCCAGTGGCTTGGTATGCTTTACCCTCACTCTCCCAGTGTCCTGTGGCTCAGTGATCTCTAACTATGCCTCTCTTGGTGGGTTGCAGGTCTGGCAGTGAGAAGTCCTCTAAGTCCCGCTCACAGTCGCCAGAGCCGTGTGACTGCCGGCTGCCCCTGCTGAACAGCGTCCAGAGGATACAGATGATGGGTTACAGAGGTGAAGCAGGAGCGAATCCCATTCCTTTTCCTCTCACCGCTCTGGCTAGGCCTATGCGTGACAGCAAGCGGGGCTAGGTCCTGCAGGTCTGGTGTAAATCGGCCGGATGTTGCTAGCTGTGGTGATTTGCACCAACTGTGGACCTGGCCCAAAGAGAATCACAGGGCTACAGGCTGCACCATCAAGGGGCTCTGTGGAAGGAGATGCAGGGGGATGGATCCATATTGCATGCTGTACCCCAGCAATCACATCACATTCCTAATGTCAGCTGAATGGTGGGGAGAGGCCCCTTCACCCACAGCCCCGGGGATTAGGCCTTAGTCCACACAAAATGTGAGGCATGGGCAGTGTCAGGGTGAGCTTCCCTCATGATGTCCCACCTTGGTTCAACCTtcagggtgggtgagagggttaCAGGATAGTTTGGCCTCTGGGACCCAATGGAAAAAGAACTAAGAGTCAGATCCAGAAAAAAGGACTGAGTCACATTaagggggggggatatgataagagttctggaaaaaaaatagtgtggagaaattgaataaggaagtgttatttaccccttcacataacacaagaagcaggggtcacccaatgaaattaataggcagcaggtttacaacaaacataaggaagtacttcacataacttgtggaactccttgccagatgatgttgtgaaggccaagacactaacagggttaaaaaaagaactagataagttaatggagaacaggtccatcaatggctgttagccaggattggcagggatggcgtccctagcctctgagtgccagaagctaggagtgggcaataggggatggatcacttgatgatttcctgctcTGTTCATAtccctctgcagcacctggcattggccactgatgaagacaggatactgggctcgatggaccattggtctgacccagtatagccattcttatgttcttatccacCTGCTTGTCTCACCCATGCCGCTAAAGCTGTCAATGGGAATGGCTTCAAGTCACTGCCAGCTCCTCCACACTGGAACTGACACCTCGGGGGAAAGGTCTTGTATTCCATCAACCCCCAGTCAGCCAATGCCCCCACTCTAGGGCCAGATCAGAGCTAGCAGCCACTGGAGGGGAAATTCCCTGTGTCCCTACCCCCCTGAGCCCCATAGTCCTCTGTCACCATACCTCTGTGGGTCACAATTGACCCAAGTTCAGGACAAATTATTAAGCAATAGGGCAGCCAtaccccaaatctggtggctattCTTCCATAAGACATaccaaaccaacaacaaaagtaaacttctgtctcaccacactaaCTAACAAGAAATCAGAAAAGTggtctccttaggcattccagccctggaTTCAACACCCAAacactagacttaatgatgagtggttatttaaagccaatttcatcaaacaaaagattcttctgatcccaaaggaccagccacacatcCAGGTCAATATgcaactcagatcttacccaataatcatgctgttgccaatcctttagtatctaaaatctaaaggtttatttataaaaagaaagaaagaaaggtgagagttaaaattggcttaaggaatcaaatacatacagtaattgcaaagttcttggttcaggcttgtagcagtgatggaatataCTGCTGtcttgttaagtctctggttgcttccaaatcattggaaggtcctcagtcctttggttagaatgctcccattagtataaattcatagtccagaggtttgagcaggaaggAGGCaaagtggagatgtttccagtgccttttatagcttctctcaagtgaagggaaacccattgttctcactgtggaaaattacaggagacaagatggtgtttggagtcacaagATTTCACTTAGTCAGAGCAGGAAAGTCCATTACGTGTAGATAGGTGtcttccattgtgagttaagtgttctttaatgggccattcaacttgaatagttccttcacaatgtgctggctaaataccttgtgggtgCTACCCgaagcaaacatttgaaatccaggtatagaggcAATACTcgtaacttcaaatacaaaaatgatacatgcatacaaatagtacagccatattcagcaaatcatatcctttccatagacaccttacttgataTACtttataagatttgttgcaattatatatcagtggtagcaacaatgatctacatggtcatgttttaatcagataacatcacatcCCCTCTCCCTGGAACCTGTGCAGAGCTGGCAGCCCCTAGAAAGGAAAgggcccatgtcccattccccacaTCCCTTGACCCAGCCAGTTCCCCAACTCAGAAAACTGAAGAACTCAGTATGTGATATACATCTTGCAGGAGTAGGTAGGGACATCTTATATTTTCTCTAAGTAATGTTTCCCTCCTTGCAATAATctcatttcttctctttccccagCCCAGTTGCACAcacactatctatctatctatctaatcacacattctttttctctctctccagtggACGTGACTCTGAATCCTAAAACAGCCAACCCTCAGCTTGTCCTGTCCAGTGACAGGAGGAGTGTGCGTCTTGGAGATGAGCGGAAGGACCTGCTCAACTGCCACGAGAGATTCGACACAGCTCCTTGCGTCCTGGCCAATGAAGGGTTCTCATTTGGCAGATATTACTGGGAAGTGGAGGTGTGGGATGCTGGCTGCTGGGCTGTGGGAGTGGCCAGGAAGTCAGTGAAAAGGAAGGGACATCTCAGACTCACACCTGAGCATGGCTTCTGGACTATCGAGATGCACATGGGCAAATACTGGGCTCTCAACACCTCCCTGGCCCTTGTGTACTGCAACGAGAGGCTTCACAGGGTTGGGATTTACCTCGACTACACGGAGGGGCAGGTGGCCTTTTACAATGCTGAGTCCTTGGCCCATCTCTACACTTTCACCACCTCTTTCACGGAGGAAATTTTCCCTTTCTTCTACACCAAGGACAAGACGACCCCACTGGTCATTAATAGGTCCGAGATTGAGGGATGGATTCCTCTGACTGAACAGACACAGCCTAGTCCAGCCCCCATCATTTGACTTGTGTGTGCCTTCCACTGTCCCTGGAACAGACAGAACATGAGCATGTCGCTCACATCCACTTTGCAGTCAAATGTCCCATTTTAATGCCATTTAAACAttgcctttggatttttttttctgactgaaAGTTTGTCAACGTGAGTGGaatggaacatttcaatttttcattttgaagtttttcattttaaaattttaatgtccAAATCAGGAgaaaacatttagattttatcagat
The Mauremys reevesii isolate NIE-2019 linkage group 15, ASM1616193v1, whole genome shotgun sequence DNA segment above includes these coding regions:
- the LOC120383254 gene encoding E3 ubiquitin-protein ligase TRIM39-like isoform X1, with the translated sequence MAGSDLVQELQLEVTCSICTKYMEVPVMLDCGHNYCEDCISRHWDRVEEEEEPRQCPLCRRSFRQRSFHHNKSLANMAEIVQRFPYQDKAQHVRSTSSSTVGKDPQGQQESFRQRLETLKRDLEIVLSLPCDGEMREHCDLQAGAADNSLSALQHLLHFLQDGQQMILQKLQEMEERNGTREEGEEEPDPEQQDENITLSRSGSEKSSKSRSQSPEPCDCRLPLLNSVQRIQMMGYRVDVTLNPKTANPQLVLSSDRRSVRLGDERKDLLNCHERFDTAPCVLANEGFSFGRYYWEVEVWDAGCWAVGVARKSVKRKGHLRLTPEHGFWTIEMHMGKYWALNTSLALVYCNERLHRVGIYLDYTEGQVAFYNAESLAHLYTFTTSFTEEIFPFFYTKDKTTPLVINRSEIEGWIPLTEQTQPSPAPII